From the genome of Brassica oleracea var. oleracea cultivar TO1000 chromosome C4, BOL, whole genome shotgun sequence:
GAAAATTATCAAAAGGGGTGTATTCGAGTAGGAGTTTGAAGTGATTTTTATTAAAATGGCAAATTCACTGTTATTTAAACGAGGATTTTAGAAAACACTTTAAAATCCAGTGTTTTTGATCTTGTCATTTCATAAAATACTCTGAAATCCACAGTTATTAAACAAAATTTAAGTTTGAAATTTCATAGTGTTTTAATTGTTTCTAAAATGTTTAAGAGAAGTTGCTTAGTTATAAAAATAAAAATTTAAATCTTATTGTTTTATATAAGATTCTAGAATTGTTAATAAAAACCACTCCAAATTCTCAGATTCATCTAAAATCATCCAAAAGTTTACTAAATATCAAATAACTTAATGGATTATTGGTTGGTTGTTGGTTGTTGTATTTTAGTTGTTGTATAATAGTTGGTTGTTGGTTGTTGTATTTTACTAAAATCATCCAAAAGTTTACTAAATATCAAATAACTCTTCTTTTTAATTTAGTTACCATCTTCTTATTCACCTGAAACCTCCATTGTTTGTGTTCTTTTGAAGTGTACGAAGCAGCTCACTTGTCAATGACAGCCTTCAAGAAATGGAGAACAGGAGGTCCTCACTTCCAGAGAGCTTCAATACTCGGTAGAAAACGCAAGGAATCTTATTAACATTGAGGTCCCAGAAACTCTTTCTTTATTGATTCATCATCTTTATTCCCTTTTGATGATTCGAGTTGTTTGTGTGTTGTTACCATTGTCATATTATTTAGAATCATTTCATCATCATCATGCAATCGTGTGTTTAGTGATAAAATATCTCAAAAGATGATGTGACAAGTGACAACAAGGAAAATAGGTTCTCTTTTGCTTATTGCGTTACAGAACAAATTAGTTTTGGTAGAACTGATGAATCAAATTTAGATATGTATCGGATAATGTTTGAACTTAGCAACCACAAAAATGTATAAATACTATTGCTTCAATCCCAATTATATGAAGGTTATGTACATGGGTGTGCAGGGAGGTGGTGCTCAATTCAAATCACAGCAGCTACGTTAAAACTTAAAAGGCACATACTCAAACATCTTAATTAGCACCATCACAGGCGTCCATTTTCAGTGTCAGCTTTTGTGTTTACGTTGTATTGTTTGCCTTGGTCGTAGTCGCAGCAATTAATAGACAGACGAACAGGCCTGAAACGTAGTCATGTGGCCCATTCATGTTCTTGAATGGCTCTCTCAAATGTTCATATTTTAGATTCTTCTCTTCACGATAAGAGAATATCCATTCTCCCCCCAGTCTTGTTCTTCCATTACAAAAGAACATAATAAATTTATTGCACTTTTTGAATTTTCCTACAGAACACACAACTTTATTGCATTTTTGGAATTTTATCTGCAGTGCGCAGGAACAATGTTTTATTATACCATCACAGGTTCCAGAATTATTATTGCTTTGGTCATAATCTCTTTGTAAAAAGAAACTCCATAGTGATTTGATTCAATGTCGTAGTTGCTAATCGGTTCGAGGGTGAGATTATTGACCAATGGCAAAAGAAAGATAACTTGGAGATTCAAATATTTTTAGTTGTAACAACATTTGAATGTTATTGATTCAAATATTTTTAGTTGTAACAACATTTGAATGTTATTTATTGAAACTGTCAAAACGATATTGTAGCGTCTTGCATAGTAGTAACTACTTCCTCTGTTTTTTAAAGATGCACATTCTAGATTTTTCACATATATTAAGAAAACTCATTAAATATGCATTGTTTTTTGTGAATAACAATTTTTCATAATTTTTACCCAATAGAAATTCAATAAACTCCATTAATTTTTTTGAAACTTACAATTTTTCATAAAATCATACATTGAAAAAGTAAAAAATGTATCTTTTTAAAACAAATTTTTTTTCCAGGACATACATCTTTTAGGAACGGAGGAAGTATTAAATATCTAACGAATAAAGTACGAAAGTGTTTGAAGAACACTCAGACCAGATCAAAGGCAATTTTTATAGGAATTGAGAAATGAGATGATGCGTATGCGAATTTGGTTCTTTGACCGTGGCAATTCTTACACCATATACACTTTTTCTTATTCTATTCATATAAAACTATGCACTTTTCAATAAATATCTTGAGATATTTCGAGAATCACAGATCCTTATCTCTCTCTCTCCCATTTTTATTTGTAAAATATTCAGAAAAGTGCAGAAAAAGCTCTGTTCTTTATTCCTCCTAACCAATCACTGCACGCCTTCAACTCACATTTTTCAGATTCCCCACGCGCCCTGTTCTTCAGTGTTCGATAATATACGTCGTGTATTTGAGCTACACGCTCTAGTTATACGCCTGGTGATGAGTCAGAACTGCTTGCCTCCGTGTCCATTTATCATCTTGCCCGGAAGATATTTAGTTTACTATAAATATCTAATTTCCCTTGAGTGCGAAAATATAAAACATATAAAAGAAGAAAATCTCCGGTTGATAAAAACTATTTAAATGAAGAGGAATGGTGAAACCAAGCAGCGGAGAAACGTAGCGGAAGAGACGGAGCAAGGAGGAGGAGATCCGGCTATGTGGGAGGATCTTGATCGGAATTTCAGACAAGTGCAATCTGTTTTGGACAGAAACAGATCACTTATCCAGCAAGTCAACGACAATCACCAGTCAAGAATGGCAGATAACATGTCCAAGAACGTTGCTTTGATCCAAGAACTCAACGGGAACATATCTAAGGTTGTTTCAATGTATTCTGACCTCAACACCAATTTCTCATCGGCGTTTCACGGTGGGAAGAACGGACGCGACGGTGGTGGTGCTACCGGAACCAGAGCTAATTAAATCAACCCTGATCTTTTTCTTAGTTGGACCGGCCGGTTTAACATTTCGAATCAGTCGGTTTAACATATGGTCTAAACCAACCTGTTATATAAGTTATGTTAGTGCAATGATTGTCGTTAGAATAATCCGTGGGAGAAAACCCATATGGGTTATTTTAATTATGGTTCGAGTCTTTTTCAATGTGTCTACTGCAATTTCTCTAATAATAAATAAATATTTAGACTTGAACGTTTTTTTTCTGGTTATATTGAGCCTCTTCTTATTATATGATCTTTGACATTAATGAAGGTTGTTGTTAGATAATTGCAACACTCACTGTACCCTTTAATGGAGGCAAGCAGTTCTGCTCCACTAGCAACAAGCAGCAACAACAATGGCATGTGCTTAGAGGCAGCTAGCGAAAAGGAATATGACGCAGGCAGCGAGAGAGGTTGCAGGTCCCCTGCCAGCTTACAAGGGAGATAGTTGAAAGAATGAAGAAATCTGTAAACCGTTGACTTTTGAGATCCTCTTCTCTTAATCCCCTATATATTATTTGTGAAACATTACAACTTTTTTTTATAGTCACGTGTCATCAATAGAATGATTTTTAGAATAATTAGAGAAATATGTTGGTCCATCTAATTATATAATAAGTTTTTTATTAAACTAACCATAAATTCATTATTAATGTCATTTATTATTTCCTTAAATAAAGATTACGGTATTACCTAATGTGGATAAAATATATATGACAATTAATGATTTTGAATAATAAAGATCTGATAAAAAATAATGTATCTTTTCTCAAATTTGTTTAATTTTAAACTATTAAAATAATTTTAAAAAATCACAATATAACCATATTATAAAAATTTAGATTTTTCTGTATATGTTATATTTTGAATTTTAAAAAACGACTAAAAGTCTCACATTCAAATTTTGCGATCCATTGTTTAAAATTTTTGTTATGACAAAATACAAATGATTACAAAATCATATAAATAAAAGTCTAATTTAATTAATCATTAAGATTAAAAATACATATGTATATATATCATTCTAAATTAAACTATAAACCATATTGAATAAATAAATATTTTAATTTCAAAATTTACTTTGAATAATTTTTTTTTATAAAAGTTTTGAACTAACATTGATAATTGTTTTTAAATTATAAATTAATAAAATTATTAATCTCACAATGAAAATTTTGTTATCAGTAATTTAAAGTTTTTGCTATTAAAGATGCACATGATAAAAAAAATATATGAGTAGAAAGCATCATTTAATAGACATTAATATTAAAAATATACTATGTATGTTAATATCATTTAAATTTAATTACATATCCTATCAAATTTAAAAAAAATTGTCTGGATTAATAAAATTGATTTATAAGTTCGCACCAATTTAATTATATATGTAATAGTTACTGACTTTTAATTATTCAATATATATTTATTATTTCATAATATGTAAGAACATATAATACATAAAATAATTTTTATATATAATGTTTATCCCGCGCAAGGGGCGGTTCTTAATCTAGTTATTATTATTGCTTTAACTGTTATGTAAACCCTCCCCACTTTCTAACCTGTTTGAGATAATTTAACCACTTTTTTTTAATGATTTCTGATTTGAGTTCAAACATGAAAGTAATCAAGTATCATCCAACATAACATAACTATTTTAATAACAACACACGTGTGCCCTTAACAATATCTCAGCTGTATATAACACACAAATATCAAAAGCAAAGAGTGAAACACATCGCTTTTTAAGCAGCAGCAACAGCCTCGGTGAGCTTGGTTTCAGGAACATTCTTTGGAGGAGCAGCAGTAGCAGCCACCTCAGATTGTTACTGCTTTTAAGTGTTGAAAGACAAACAAACAGTTCAACCACCGCTGTAAAAAAGGTAAAACATGCAGCTGCTAAAATAGACACGACACAAAGCGAAACTAAGCATGCATCCAGAGAAAAATCTCGCAAAAACACATCGACCGAATCATCTACTTGGGCAGAGCCGTCCTAGGCTGAGACCGGAGGAACAGACTCAGATGCATCAAAGACAGACATCTCCAGGGAACAGGAAGGCAGCTTTTTGTGTTTCAGACCGAACAGTAAGAAAGAAAGAAAGAAAGAAAGACAACCTGTTTTTGTGTTTCAAGTTTCAATGGAGAGGGAGTTTAACATTTATTTTTAAATGTAAAACGTGGTTTAAAAGACATTAAAACCCGACTGAGATGAAACCCTAGATAGCATCCCCTTTTTAACTCAATTCTATTTTCTCCCTGTAATAAAAATAATATACATATATTGTTTCCAATACTGGTGCCTGCGTATCAGAATTCTTTTAAGGTTCACTTTGTCCTCTACCTCTCCACCCCACCCCTATGACTAGCCACGGGAGTTTCATGGCTTTGCTCAGACTTATCATCACCGTTAGTAATAGAGGCGGGTTTAAAGCCGTTTCTGAGAATGCTGCATGGGATAAAGTTGGTCAGGAGTCTGGATTAGGGCTTGGTGCGAAATTGATCTATGTCAAGTATCTTGCCGCACTTGCTCGATGGTTGAACAGTGATTCTAGCCCGGGGTTGCCTGGAACCTCGAAGGATCTGATTGCTAGGCTTAGAGACTTT
Proteins encoded in this window:
- the LOC106336873 gene encoding protein EARLY FLOWERING 4-like translates to MKRNGETKQRRNVAEETEQGGGDPAMWEDLDRNFRQVQSVLDRNRSLIQQVNDNHQSRMADNMSKNVALIQELNGNISKVVSMYSDLNTNFSSAFHGGKNGRDGGGATGTRAN